From one Bos indicus x Bos taurus breed Angus x Brahman F1 hybrid chromosome 7, Bos_hybrid_MaternalHap_v2.0, whole genome shotgun sequence genomic stretch:
- the ONECUT3 gene encoding one cut domain family member 3 produces MELSLESLGGLHGVAHAQAGELLSPSHARSAAAQHRGLVAPGRPGLVAGMASLLDGGGGGGGGGAGGASGSSGAGGGADFRGELAGPLHPAMGMACEAPGLGGTYTTLTPLQHLPPLAAVADKFHQHAAAAAVAGAHGGHPHSHPHPAAAPPPPQRLAASVSGSFTLMRDERAALASVGHLYGPYGKELPAMGSPLSPLPNALPPALHGAPQPPPPPPPPPLAAYGAPGHLAGDKLLPPAAFEPHAALLGRAEDALARGLSGGGGSGGGAGGGSTAGLLAPLGGLAAAGAHGSHAGGGGPAAGGGGPGAGAAAEEINTKEVAQRITAELKRYSIPQAIFAQRILCRSQGTLSDLLRNPKPWSKLKSGRETFRRMWKWLQEPEFQRMSALRLAACKRKEQEQQKERALQPKKQRLVFTDLQRRTLIAIFKENKRPSKEMQVTISQQLGLELNTVSNFFMNARRRCMNRWAEEPGAAPGGPAGAAATFSKA; encoded by the exons ATGGAGCTGAGCCTGGAGAGCCTGGGGGGCCTGCACGGCGTGGCCCACGCGCAGGCGGGCGAGCTGCTAAGCCCGAGCCACGCGCGCTCGGCAGCGGCGCAGCACCGCGGCCTGGTGGCGCCCGGGCGCCCCGGCCTAGTGGCCGGCATGGCGAGCCTGCtggacggcggcggcggcggcggcggcgggggcgccgGGGGCGCGAGCGGCTCGAGCGGCGCGGGTGGCGGCGCTGACTTCCGCGGGGAGCTGGCCGGCCCCCTGCACCCGGCCATGGGCATGGCCTGCGAGGCGCCGGGCCTGGGCGGCACCTACACGACGCTCACGCCGCTGCAGCACCTGCCCCCGCTCGCAGCCGTGGCGGACAAGTTCCACCAGCATGCGGCGGCCGCGGCCGTAGCCGGGGCACACGGCGGCCACCCTCATTCGCACCCGCACCCGGCCGCCGCGCCGCCCCCGCCGCAGCGCCTGGCGGCCAGCGTGAGCGGCAGCTTCACCCTCATGCGCGACGAGCGCGCGGCGCTCGCCTCCGTGGGCCACCTCTACGGGCCCTACGGCAAGGAGCTGCCCGCCATGGGGTCGCCGCTGTCGCCGCTGCCCAATGCGCTGCCGCCCGCGCTGCACGGCGCCCCgcagcccccgccgccgccgccacccccGCCGCTGGCCGCCTACGGCGCACCGGGCCACCTGGCCGGGGACAAGCTGCTGCCGCCCGCCGCCTTCGAGCCGCACGCCGCGCTGCTGGGTCGCGCGGAGGACGCGCTGGCCCGCGGGCTGTCCggaggcggcggcagcggcggcggcgcgggTGGCGGGAGCACCGCGGGGCTGCTGGCGCCGCTGGGCGGGCTGGCGGCGGCTGGAGCGCACGGGTCTCAcgcgggcggcggcggcccggCCGCGGGCGGCGGTGGCCCCGGGGCGGGCGCGGCGGCGGAGGAGATCAACACCAAGGAGGTGGCGCAGCGCATCACGGCGGAGCTGAAGCGCTACAGCATCCCGCAGGCCATCTTCGCGCAGCGCATCCTGTGCCGCTCGCAGGGCACGCTCTCCGACCTGCTGCGCAACCCCAAGCCCTGGAGCAAGCTCAAATCGGGCCGTGAGACCTTCCGCAGGATGTGGAAGTGGCTGCAGGAGCCCGAGTTCCAGCGCATGTCGGCGCTGCGCCTGGCAG CCTGCAAGCGCAAGGAGCAGGAGCAGCAGAAAGAGCGCGCGCTGCAGCCCAAAAAGCAGCGCCTGGTGTTCACCGACCTGCAGCGGCGCACGCTCATCGCCATCTTCAAGGAGAACAAGCGGCCGTCTAAGGAGATGCAGGTCACCATCTCGCAGCAGCTCGGCCTGGAGCTCAACACTGTCAGCAATTTCTTCATGAACGCGCGGCGCCGCTGCATGAACCGCTGGGCCGAGGAGCCCGGAGCTGCCCCCGGGGGCCCCGCCGGCGCTGCCGCCACCTTCTCCAAGGCCTGA